A single genomic interval of Streptomyces graminofaciens harbors:
- a CDS encoding RrF2 family transcriptional regulator, protein MKLSNGVEWALHCCVSLGQSQAPVPAARLAKLHGIPPAYLAKHLQSLSQAGILRSTPGPVGGYAFTQPPAQVTVLDVVLAIDGPKPAFRCTEIRRQGPLALGPEECQKPCAVSRAMAAADAAWRAALKSITIADLTRDIEADSAGSAMGSVRQWLAGTG, encoded by the coding sequence ATGAAGCTGTCCAATGGCGTCGAGTGGGCCCTGCACTGCTGCGTCTCGCTCGGTCAGAGCCAGGCCCCGGTACCGGCCGCCCGGCTCGCGAAGCTGCACGGCATCCCCCCGGCCTATCTCGCCAAGCACCTGCAGTCGCTCTCCCAGGCCGGCATCCTGCGCTCCACGCCCGGACCGGTCGGGGGGTACGCGTTCACCCAGCCCCCCGCACAGGTCACCGTCCTGGACGTCGTACTGGCGATCGACGGCCCGAAGCCGGCGTTCCGCTGTACGGAGATCCGCAGGCAGGGCCCGCTCGCGCTGGGCCCCGAGGAGTGCCAGAAGCCCTGCGCCGTGTCGCGGGCCATGGCCGCCGCCGACGCCGCGTGGCGGGCGGCCCTGAAGAGCATCACGATCGCCGACCTCACCCGGGACATCGAGGCCGACAGCGCGGGATCGGCCATGGGGTCGGTACGACAGTGGCTGGCCGGAACGGGATAA
- a CDS encoding MFS transporter produces MSETEDRLSSASPAVAAPGRRSEPSAPPSGQERAALGFAAVALFVAAANLRPAIAAVSPLVDRIRADLDLSATAVALLTTIPTLAMGLCAPLAASVGRRWGLQRGVLIGLVVVAVATAARGLGGATWLQLCCAAVVGAGIAISQTLLPAVVKTRFADRAGLVTGIYTAGLGLGGAVAAGASAPLADALDSWPAALASWAVLAVAGIVLWSAAKGQLRLAHIDGPKGPATTGLPWRSGLAWRITAISAGNSALYYCELAWIAPLLHDDGGLSEARAGFMLTVMISIQVVAMLGVPVLLGEREDKRLGLAVTTVLTAVGFLGFAFSPGTGTWLWVLAMGVGHGGLFTLVLTLPVSASRDAAQAGRFAAMAFFVGYACAAVGPVVVGGLRDATGDYRLAFGLLTAATLLMLLPIARLSPRRIEKDRRADA; encoded by the coding sequence ATGAGCGAGACTGAAGATCGTTTATCCTCTGCGTCCCCCGCCGTCGCGGCACCTGGTCGCCGCTCGGAACCCTCCGCTCCGCCATCCGGCCAGGAGCGGGCCGCCCTCGGTTTCGCCGCCGTCGCCCTGTTCGTGGCGGCGGCCAACCTCCGTCCCGCGATCGCCGCGGTCTCCCCTCTGGTGGACCGCATCCGCGCGGACCTGGACCTGTCGGCGACCGCGGTGGCGCTGCTGACGACCATCCCGACCCTGGCCATGGGCCTGTGCGCTCCGCTGGCCGCGTCCGTGGGCCGCCGGTGGGGACTGCAGCGAGGCGTGCTGATCGGCCTGGTCGTCGTCGCCGTGGCGACCGCCGCCCGCGGCCTGGGCGGGGCCACCTGGCTGCAGCTCTGTTGTGCCGCCGTCGTGGGCGCCGGCATCGCGATCTCCCAGACGCTGCTGCCGGCCGTCGTGAAGACCCGTTTCGCCGACCGCGCCGGCCTGGTGACCGGGATCTACACGGCGGGGCTCGGACTCGGCGGCGCGGTGGCGGCCGGCGCCAGCGCGCCCCTCGCCGACGCGCTCGACTCCTGGCCCGCGGCCCTGGCGTCGTGGGCCGTCCTCGCCGTCGCCGGCATCGTGCTCTGGTCGGCGGCGAAGGGACAGCTGCGCCTCGCGCACATCGACGGCCCGAAGGGCCCGGCCACCACCGGCCTGCCCTGGCGGTCCGGCCTGGCCTGGCGGATCACGGCGATCTCCGCCGGCAACTCCGCCCTGTACTACTGCGAGTTGGCGTGGATCGCGCCGCTGCTCCACGACGACGGCGGACTGAGCGAGGCCCGGGCCGGCTTCATGCTGACGGTGATGATCTCCATCCAGGTCGTCGCGATGCTGGGCGTTCCCGTCCTGCTCGGCGAGCGCGAGGACAAACGCCTCGGGCTGGCGGTGACGACGGTGCTGACCGCCGTGGGTTTCCTGGGCTTCGCCTTCAGCCCGGGCACCGGCACCTGGCTCTGGGTCCTCGCGATGGGCGTCGGACACGGCGGACTGTTCACGCTGGTGCTGACGCTGCCCGTCTCGGCGAGCCGTGATGCCGCGCAGGCCGGGCGGTTCGCCGCGATGGCGTTCTTCGTCGGCTACGCGTGCGCGGCCGTAGGGCCGGTCGTCGTGGGCGGCCTGCGCGACGCCACCGGCGACTACCGGTTGGCCTTCGGCCTGCTCACCGCGGCGACGCTGCTCATGCTGCTGCCCATCGCCCGGCTGTCGCCGCGGCGGATCGAGAAGGACCGACGCGCCGACGCTTGA
- a CDS encoding FAD-dependent monooxygenase, whose protein sequence is MAPSKAQVAIVGGGVAGLVTATLLHGHGMDVRLFEQTPVFGAVGAGIQLSPNGVRVLYRLGLADALARTGVRAGAIETRRWDDASLIARVPHGARCDERFGAPYYLIHRADLQRCLVSALPEDVVELGRGCVRLVERPDTVELHLTDGSVTTADLVIGADGVHSVARRAVVDDEPRFSGYSVHRGLVPAEVMPSFTHDPRVVFWLGPERHVTYYPIVGGDMVHFSAVGVSPDARSGSSSVPGTTEDLDAAFAGWHEEVRRVVTAAESVTRWDLYDRDMACRYATDRVVLLGDAAHPTLPYLSQGANQALEDAVVLARCLREAGPGTPTGAVRRYQGLRMPRTADIHRRARALGRTFHLPDGAHQERRDRDMRARQSLEHLDWLYGHDAAAAATPPEPASGREPSAARLTHRP, encoded by the coding sequence ATGGCCCCGTCGAAGGCACAGGTAGCCATCGTGGGAGGTGGCGTCGCCGGCCTGGTCACCGCCACGCTGCTGCACGGTCACGGCATGGATGTCCGGCTCTTCGAGCAGACACCGGTGTTCGGGGCCGTGGGCGCGGGCATCCAGCTCTCACCCAACGGGGTGCGCGTCCTGTACCGGCTCGGACTCGCGGACGCCCTCGCCCGGACCGGGGTGCGGGCCGGGGCCATCGAGACCCGGCGGTGGGACGACGCGAGCCTGATCGCCCGGGTCCCGCACGGCGCCCGGTGCGACGAACGGTTCGGCGCCCCGTACTACTTGATCCACCGCGCGGACCTGCAGCGCTGTCTGGTGTCCGCCCTGCCCGAGGACGTCGTCGAACTCGGCAGGGGCTGTGTCCGCCTGGTGGAGCGGCCCGACACGGTCGAACTCCACCTCACGGACGGCTCCGTCACCACCGCCGACCTGGTGATCGGGGCCGACGGCGTGCACTCCGTCGCCCGCAGGGCGGTCGTCGACGACGAACCCCGGTTCTCGGGCTACTCGGTGCACCGCGGCCTCGTACCGGCCGAGGTGATGCCCTCCTTCACCCATGACCCGCGGGTCGTGTTCTGGCTCGGCCCCGAGCGGCACGTCACGTACTACCCCATCGTGGGCGGCGACATGGTCCACTTCAGCGCCGTCGGCGTCAGCCCGGACGCCCGCTCCGGTTCCTCGTCCGTTCCGGGTACGACGGAGGACCTCGACGCGGCGTTCGCCGGCTGGCACGAGGAGGTCCGGCGGGTGGTGACCGCCGCCGAGTCGGTCACCCGCTGGGACCTGTACGACCGTGACATGGCCTGCCGCTACGCCACCGATCGGGTGGTGCTGCTGGGCGACGCCGCGCACCCCACCCTTCCCTATCTCTCGCAAGGGGCGAACCAGGCCCTGGAGGACGCCGTGGTCCTCGCGCGCTGCCTCCGCGAGGCCGGCCCCGGCACGCCGACCGGGGCCGTACGCCGCTACCAGGGGCTCCGCATGCCCCGTACCGCCGACATCCACCGGCGCGCCCGCGCACTGGGGCGGACGTTCCACCTGCCCGACGGCGCGCACCAGGAGCGGCGCGACCGTGACATGCGCGCACGGCAGAGCCTGGAGCACCTCGACTGGCTGTACGGCCACGACGCCGCGGCGGCGGCCACGCCCCCCGAACCGGCTTCCGGGCGGGAGCCCTCGGCCGCTCGTCTCACCCATCGCCCCTGA
- a CDS encoding class I adenylate-forming enzyme family protein, whose amino-acid sequence MLHTLLSRVTRGNGFYIGDIFHAAARRDATTQVTLDRPPQWAPERGTHFTVGQLADQIDELAARLWAAGVRPTERVALYKTDNFDIALLACAAARIGAVPALLSPALDGAVAHELLVRLEQPWLLTDGDTLAGKLHGVPLADDVREVLLSAGTTPAELAAKTAERIPEVVALAEYADAPRREPVFLHPRQPSLITHSSGTTGIPKLAVHCPETGWHRLVPQRLVSWPIRGKETAALCMTFVHSRFYQGLAMFLSHGNPMVIAVDPDPDRIGPLFVRTRPGYIETHPNTYVDWEELDDAPGAPLSSVRVFGATFDAMHPRTIQRMLAASRHKRPVFVQFYGQSEIGPMAGRWYTRQTAHKADGRCVGMPLPGFISMRVVDDTGRRLGTGRTGHLEVRSRTRILTYLGEDERFRSELRDGWWRVGDMGYLSRWGLLHLMDREVDRIDTVDSNLAVEDLLMSRLEELREVVIVAGEQGEPVPVVATRGELPLDEKRWRRATFDLPPMSPFRQLGFDDLPRTSTRKVQRSELAKLVREGNPPATGPDEASDKTVGA is encoded by the coding sequence GTGCTGCACACGTTGTTGAGCCGGGTCACCCGCGGGAACGGCTTCTACATCGGCGACATCTTCCATGCCGCCGCGCGCCGCGACGCCACCACGCAGGTGACGCTCGATCGCCCCCCGCAGTGGGCCCCCGAGCGCGGTACGCACTTCACCGTCGGGCAACTGGCGGACCAGATAGACGAGTTGGCGGCCAGGCTGTGGGCGGCCGGAGTCAGGCCCACCGAGCGGGTGGCGCTGTACAAGACCGACAACTTCGACATCGCGCTGCTCGCCTGCGCCGCCGCCCGCATCGGCGCCGTACCCGCGCTGCTGTCACCGGCGCTCGACGGCGCGGTGGCGCACGAACTGCTCGTCCGGCTGGAACAGCCGTGGCTGCTCACGGACGGCGACACCCTGGCGGGCAAGCTGCATGGCGTGCCGTTGGCCGACGATGTGCGCGAGGTCCTGCTGTCCGCCGGTACGACGCCCGCCGAGCTCGCGGCGAAGACCGCCGAGCGCATCCCCGAGGTGGTCGCGCTCGCCGAGTACGCGGACGCTCCCCGGCGCGAGCCGGTGTTCCTCCACCCGCGCCAGCCGTCGCTGATCACGCACAGCTCCGGTACGACCGGCATCCCGAAGCTGGCCGTGCACTGCCCGGAGACCGGCTGGCACCGGCTCGTGCCGCAGCGGCTGGTGTCCTGGCCCATCCGGGGCAAGGAGACGGCCGCGCTGTGCATGACGTTCGTGCACTCCCGCTTCTACCAGGGGCTCGCCATGTTCCTCAGCCACGGCAACCCGATGGTGATCGCCGTGGATCCGGACCCGGACCGCATCGGCCCGCTGTTCGTCCGCACCCGCCCCGGATACATCGAGACCCACCCCAACACGTACGTCGACTGGGAGGAACTCGACGACGCGCCGGGCGCCCCCCTGTCCAGCGTCCGGGTCTTCGGCGCCACGTTCGACGCGATGCACCCGCGCACCATCCAGCGGATGCTCGCCGCCTCACGACACAAGCGGCCGGTCTTCGTCCAGTTCTACGGGCAGTCCGAGATCGGCCCCATGGCCGGACGCTGGTACACACGCCAGACCGCCCACAAGGCCGACGGCCGGTGCGTCGGGATGCCGTTGCCCGGCTTCATCTCCATGCGCGTCGTCGACGACACGGGCCGGCGGCTCGGCACCGGACGGACCGGCCACCTCGAAGTGCGCAGCCGCACCCGGATCCTCACCTACCTGGGCGAGGACGAACGGTTCCGGAGCGAACTGCGCGACGGCTGGTGGCGGGTCGGCGACATGGGCTACCTCAGCCGCTGGGGCCTGCTGCACCTGATGGACCGCGAGGTCGACCGGATCGACACCGTGGACAGCAACCTCGCCGTCGAGGACCTCCTGATGAGCCGCCTCGAAGAACTGCGCGAAGTGGTGATCGTGGCGGGCGAACAGGGCGAGCCCGTCCCCGTGGTGGCCACCCGGGGCGAGCTGCCCCTCGACGAGAAGCGGTGGCGGCGGGCGACCTTCGACCTGCCCCCGATGAGCCCCTTCCGCCAGCTCGGGTTCGACGACCTGCCGCGCACCTCGACCCGCAAGGTCCAGCGGTCCGAGCTGGCCAAGCTGGTCAGGGAAGGAAACCCGCCGGCCACCGGGCCGGACGAGGCGTCGGACAAGACGGTGGGGGCGTGA
- a CDS encoding methyltransferase: protein MKDTAGSRLFELMAGFWKTQAVYLATESGVVDAIAAADRARTIDLSLETRTDADALGRLLLFLESLGVVEGDEASGWALTEVGELLRTDTRDSMRDHVRIYGSHFYPAWGALSHSLRTGRSAFAHVYGSDLFSYLHQNPEVSLTYERAMVAGTPFFAEVSGAYDFSGARRIVDVAGGHGALLNEILNANEGPRAVLFDAPHVIEETRDRPIATDHADRCERVAGNFFESIPADGDVYLLSRILHCFDDEACHRILTNCRRAMAPGGRLVILERVLTRGTGSSLTQGYNMHMLVVLGGGRERDETQYRTLLDKAGFTVESIHGLPLETHLMVAAPS from the coding sequence ATGAAGGACACGGCAGGAAGTCGACTCTTCGAGCTCATGGCCGGGTTCTGGAAGACCCAGGCCGTCTACCTCGCCACCGAGTCGGGCGTCGTCGACGCCATCGCGGCGGCGGACCGTGCCCGGACCATCGATCTGTCCCTGGAGACCAGGACCGACGCCGACGCGCTGGGGCGGCTCCTGCTGTTCCTGGAGAGCCTCGGCGTGGTCGAGGGCGACGAGGCGAGCGGCTGGGCGCTGACCGAGGTCGGCGAACTGCTGCGCACCGACACCCGCGACTCGATGCGCGACCATGTGCGCATCTACGGCTCGCACTTCTACCCGGCGTGGGGCGCGCTGTCCCACTCGCTGCGCACCGGCCGCTCGGCGTTCGCACACGTCTACGGCTCCGACCTGTTCTCGTACCTGCACCAGAACCCCGAGGTCTCGCTGACCTACGAGCGGGCCATGGTGGCGGGCACCCCCTTCTTCGCGGAGGTCAGCGGCGCCTACGACTTCTCCGGGGCGCGGCGGATCGTGGACGTCGCCGGCGGCCACGGAGCACTCCTCAACGAGATCCTCAACGCGAACGAGGGCCCGCGCGCCGTACTGTTCGACGCCCCGCACGTGATCGAGGAGACCAGGGACCGCCCGATCGCCACGGACCACGCGGACCGGTGCGAACGGGTCGCCGGAAACTTCTTCGAGTCGATCCCGGCCGACGGCGACGTCTACCTCCTCTCCCGCATCCTGCACTGCTTCGACGACGAGGCGTGTCACCGGATCCTCACCAACTGCCGTCGCGCGATGGCCCCCGGCGGCAGGTTGGTGATCCTGGAACGCGTACTGACCCGGGGCACCGGCTCCTCGCTGACCCAGGGCTACAACATGCACATGCTGGTGGTGCTCGGCGGCGGCCGGGAGCGGGACGAGACGCAGTACCGCACGCTCCTCGACAAGGCCGGCTTCACCGTGGAATCCATCCACGGCCTTCCCCTGGAGACGCATCTCATGGTCGCGGCACCGAGCTGA
- a CDS encoding nitrate/nitrite transporter codes for MADRPVEGKWLTGWDPEDEDRWERDGRRIARRNLVLSVLSEHIGFSVWTLWSVLVLFMSPEIGLGFDSGEKFLLVAVPTVVGAVLRLPYSRAVTRFGGRDWTVFATAVLLVPTLLALYFVQRPGTPLWVFLLIGAVAGLGGGNFASSMTNITAFYPQRRQGWALGLNAGGGNLGVAAVQLVGLAVTSVAGRTHPSYVAAVYLPLIVVVALLAAWKMDNVDTVRSAPGAQREAVRDPDTWWISLLYVGTFGSFIGYGFAFGLVLQNEFDTTPITAVGYTCLGPLLGSCARPLGGWLADRAGGARVTFWNFLGMAAGTLVLLLASRAHSFGLFVAGFIVLFVLSGLGNGSTYKMIPAIHAHKAERAVTAGCDAADAFARARRLSGAVIAIAGAVGALGGAAINLAFKLSYSDGSGSGAPAFVAFLAFYALCLVLLRLTRPHRPPAPVTRASRGIEETSRV; via the coding sequence ATGGCTGACAGACCCGTCGAGGGAAAATGGCTCACCGGCTGGGATCCCGAGGACGAGGACCGCTGGGAACGGGACGGCCGCCGTATCGCCCGCCGCAACCTCGTCCTCTCCGTCCTCTCCGAACACATCGGGTTCTCGGTGTGGACGCTGTGGTCGGTCCTCGTCCTGTTCATGTCCCCCGAGATCGGGCTCGGATTCGACTCCGGGGAGAAGTTCCTGCTCGTGGCGGTCCCCACCGTCGTGGGCGCTGTGCTGCGGCTGCCCTACAGCCGTGCGGTGACCCGGTTCGGCGGACGCGACTGGACCGTGTTCGCCACCGCCGTCCTGCTCGTGCCCACCCTGCTCGCCCTGTACTTCGTCCAGCGCCCCGGCACACCGCTGTGGGTGTTCCTGCTCATCGGCGCCGTGGCCGGCCTCGGCGGGGGCAACTTCGCGTCGTCGATGACGAACATCACCGCCTTCTATCCGCAGCGCCGCCAGGGCTGGGCCCTCGGTCTCAACGCGGGCGGCGGAAACCTCGGCGTCGCGGCGGTCCAGCTCGTCGGACTCGCGGTCACCTCGGTGGCCGGGCGGACACACCCCTCGTACGTCGCGGCGGTCTACCTTCCGCTGATCGTGGTCGTCGCCCTGCTCGCGGCGTGGAAGATGGACAACGTGGACACCGTGCGGTCCGCACCCGGCGCCCAGCGCGAGGCGGTCCGCGACCCCGACACCTGGTGGATCTCCCTCCTCTACGTCGGCACCTTCGGCTCCTTCATCGGCTACGGCTTCGCCTTCGGCCTCGTCCTGCAGAACGAGTTCGACACCACCCCGATCACCGCGGTCGGATACACCTGCCTCGGCCCGCTCCTGGGCTCCTGCGCCCGCCCGCTCGGCGGATGGCTGGCCGACCGGGCGGGCGGAGCGAGGGTCACCTTCTGGAACTTCCTCGGCATGGCCGCCGGCACGCTCGTGCTCCTCCTCGCCTCCCGCGCACACTCCTTCGGCCTGTTCGTCGCCGGGTTCATCGTGCTGTTCGTGCTCAGCGGCCTCGGCAACGGCTCGACGTACAAGATGATCCCGGCGATCCACGCGCACAAGGCGGAGCGAGCCGTCACCGCCGGATGCGACGCGGCCGACGCCTTCGCCCGCGCCCGTCGGCTGTCCGGCGCGGTCATCGCGATCGCCGGCGCGGTGGGCGCCCTCGGCGGTGCCGCCATCAACCTCGCCTTCAAGCTCTCCTACTCCGACGGCTCCGGCTCCGGAGCCCCCGCCTTCGTGGCGTTCCTCGCCTTCTACGCCCTGTGCCTGGTCCTGCTGCGGCTCACCCGTCCACACCGCCCACCGGCACCGGTCACGCGCGCGTCCCGCGGCATCGAGGAGACCAGCCGTGTCTGA
- a CDS encoding FAD-dependent oxidoreductase, translating to MSRILVVGNGPAAHRLADRLRHHGHTGPLTVLGAEPSPVHHRPLLSDVVAGLLPAEAVRLPPPPDTRVHTGTVVTGIDRPRHEVRAERDGIETVHSYDTLVLATGARAVVPAVVGATGADGRLAAGVTTLRTAADCARITGDSVVVLGGGPLGVETAFALAARSTHTTLVCAHPHPLHERLGAPCSGMLTEELERAGVTVLGGRTVVRRTPGRVLLDDGTTLRADTLVLCTGATPDVRLARAAGLPVRHGILVDDRLSAGDPHVHAVGDCAEHDGRTLGGIEVAHAQADALAGILTGRATAYLPAASTFRLRARAVDVSCIGSPADFDEPGARTVTFTDRSGRRHARLALRDEHLIAAVLFGVPEAIAALGVTHRQGRRVPSDRLGLLLGRPVTPAPTGAETDEDALICLCNSVRRRALAKAWRAGARTVTALADATRVATGCGGCGPAVARLCDTWERADRNAPEGAR from the coding sequence ATGAGTCGGATCCTCGTCGTCGGCAACGGCCCGGCCGCGCACCGTCTTGCCGACCGCCTGCGGCACCACGGCCACACCGGACCCCTCACCGTCCTCGGGGCCGAACCCAGCCCCGTCCACCACCGGCCGCTGCTGTCCGACGTCGTCGCCGGCCTGCTCCCCGCCGAAGCCGTCCGCCTGCCGCCCCCGCCCGACACCCGGGTGCACACCGGCACGGTGGTGACGGGCATCGACCGGCCACGGCACGAAGTACGGGCGGAGCGGGACGGGATCGAGACCGTCCACTCCTACGACACCCTGGTCCTCGCCACCGGAGCCCGCGCCGTCGTCCCCGCCGTCGTCGGCGCGACCGGCGCCGACGGACGCCTCGCGGCGGGCGTGACCACCCTGCGTACGGCGGCGGACTGCGCCCGGATCACCGGGGACAGCGTGGTGGTGCTCGGCGGCGGGCCCCTGGGCGTGGAGACCGCCTTCGCCCTCGCGGCCCGGTCCACCCACACCACGCTGGTCTGCGCCCACCCCCATCCCCTGCACGAGCGGCTCGGCGCACCCTGCTCCGGCATGCTCACCGAGGAGCTGGAGCGGGCCGGTGTGACCGTGCTCGGCGGTCGCACGGTGGTGCGCCGCACCCCCGGCCGGGTGCTCCTGGACGACGGAACGACACTGCGCGCCGACACACTCGTCCTGTGCACCGGCGCCACCCCGGACGTACGGCTCGCCCGCGCCGCCGGTCTGCCGGTGCGCCACGGGATCCTGGTCGACGACCGACTGAGCGCCGGAGACCCCCATGTCCATGCCGTCGGGGACTGCGCCGAACACGACGGCCGGACCCTGGGCGGTATCGAGGTCGCCCACGCGCAGGCCGACGCGCTGGCGGGCATCCTCACCGGCCGTGCCACGGCCTACCTGCCTGCCGCGTCCACGTTCCGGCTGCGCGCCCGAGCCGTCGACGTGTCCTGCATCGGCTCCCCGGCCGACTTCGACGAACCCGGCGCCCGCACCGTCACCTTCACCGACCGGTCGGGCCGCCGCCACGCACGCCTCGCACTGCGCGACGAACACCTGATCGCCGCGGTGCTCTTCGGCGTGCCGGAGGCCATAGCCGCCCTCGGCGTCACCCATCGGCAGGGCCGGCGGGTTCCGTCCGACCGGCTGGGGCTGCTCCTCGGTCGGCCGGTGACACCCGCGCCCACCGGTGCCGAGACGGACGAGGACGCCCTGATCTGCCTGTGCAACAGCGTCCGGCGCCGGGCCCTGGCCAAGGCCTGGCGGGCGGGGGCCCGTACCGTCACGGCGCTGGCGGACGCGACCCGGGTCGCCACGGGGTGCGGCGGCTGCGGCCCCGCGGTGGCGCGGCTGTGCGACACCTGGGAGCGCGCGGACCGGAACGCACCGGAGGGGGCCCGGTGA
- a CDS encoding NAD(P)/FAD-dependent oxidoreductase, translated as MTRTLVVVGHGMVGHRLVDRLRVLDTSGDWRVVVLAEEPHPAYNRMALSSYLTGRTKQDLALADREFLADPLVDLRLACPAVSADRATRTVVTAGGDVVPYDALVLATGSRPFVPPVPGRDLTHCFVYRTFDDLDAIRGAARPGRPCVVVGGGLLGLEAAHGLSRLGMRPHVVESAPHPMPAQLDPGAARVLHRGAAELGLDLRCGSAVASVEGHPDGTVRAVVLTDGTVLDCDLTVFAAGVRPRDELAAGLGLERGARGGILVDEHCRTADERVWAVGECAAVRGRCHGLLAPGYAMADTVARQLAGHRVAHVGALDTSTELKLLGVRVATFGTTDPGDRWAVEVVFAEGTARYAKVFLHHDTGSLLGGILAGDTGSRTELGPLVGRPPPADLERLLLP; from the coding sequence GTGACGCGCACCCTGGTCGTCGTCGGACACGGCATGGTCGGGCACCGGCTCGTCGACCGGCTGCGCGTCCTGGACACCTCCGGCGACTGGCGGGTCGTCGTCCTGGCCGAGGAACCTCACCCCGCCTACAACCGCATGGCACTGTCCTCGTATCTGACCGGCCGGACGAAGCAGGACCTCGCCCTCGCCGACCGGGAGTTCCTCGCCGACCCCCTGGTGGACCTCCGCCTCGCCTGCCCCGCCGTCTCCGCCGACCGCGCCACGCGCACGGTGGTGACCGCCGGGGGCGACGTCGTCCCGTACGACGCGCTGGTCCTCGCGACCGGCTCGCGCCCCTTCGTTCCCCCCGTTCCTGGCCGGGACCTGACGCACTGCTTCGTCTACCGGACCTTCGACGACCTGGACGCGATCCGGGGCGCGGCACGCCCCGGCCGCCCGTGCGTGGTGGTCGGCGGCGGACTCCTCGGCCTGGAGGCGGCCCATGGGCTGAGCCGGCTGGGGATGCGCCCCCATGTCGTGGAGAGCGCGCCTCATCCGATGCCGGCCCAGCTCGATCCCGGTGCGGCACGGGTGCTCCACCGGGGCGCCGCCGAACTCGGCCTCGACCTGCGCTGCGGAAGTGCCGTCGCCTCGGTCGAGGGCCACCCCGACGGCACCGTACGGGCCGTCGTCCTCACGGACGGCACGGTCCTGGACTGCGATCTGACGGTCTTCGCCGCGGGTGTCCGCCCACGGGACGAACTCGCCGCCGGGCTGGGCCTCGAACGCGGAGCGCGGGGCGGCATCCTGGTCGACGAGCACTGCCGTACCGCCGACGAGCGTGTCTGGGCCGTCGGAGAGTGCGCCGCCGTGCGCGGGCGCTGCCACGGCCTGCTCGCCCCGGGGTACGCGATGGCCGACACGGTGGCCCGCCAGTTGGCCGGCCACCGTGTCGCACACGTCGGTGCCCTGGACACGTCGACGGAGCTGAAACTCCTCGGCGTGCGCGTGGCCACGTTCGGCACCACGGATCCGGGGGACCGTTGGGCCGTCGAAGTCGTCTTCGCCGAGGGCACCGCCCGCTACGCCAAGGTGTTCCTCCACCACGACACCGGCAGCCTCCTCGGCGGCATCCTCGCGGGCGACACGGGCTCACGCACCGAGCTCGGTCCGCTGGTCGGCCGTCCGCCCCCGGCCGATCTCGAACGGCTCCTCCTCCCCTGA